One segment of Triticum aestivum cultivar Chinese Spring chromosome 2A, IWGSC CS RefSeq v2.1, whole genome shotgun sequence DNA contains the following:
- the LOC123191928 gene encoding uncharacterized protein, translating into MSGASKKGIQDAPPALDSVDGASHATEARRMEAQSSEPLVGYKHQRSKAIICRGKRPDDIVSNESLPGDAENVSDKSGGVDKPPNPKRQKTGGNEGRRNRASPARLFKLNKELVSNQKGVIIGKEFGGLLDLAANSMPGDLSQWIMKHYDPEMSQIVIPERGKIPVDAASVRRIWGLPNRGRKVCYENRPEITKAMFRIYNITSKNSPSLTAWCKMIKDMAGAHDDDFLRAWLSLVFSCFLAPSTSLSISPKSFPAVMDVNGITETNICQFVVDQLKLAFKSGRAKKAVCCCVFHLVLLYLDSLDVDEPIPSLVPRVSVWNSDLMARVIKKDRKAPGEYGKLRKQKKLTRMVHEMCSTISHAVGKLVSGIGGIDDAQEGTSRSEAVHVEKRRQEPTRRSKQAPAVRESLSSEEDSFKTDSEEDASGSDESDWDRGGDESDNDGHSSNDDGDDFVVQKAGCNDNEEGEATFQERGAVMDESKEDKEDEEEEEEKKDEDEEKEDDDDEESEDNDNDNDKDTGDDDMQGDEEDQDDNNSGGNSGNGGNNGGNEDSAGEETETDDEQSTLQYLLEEKKDMKPKGLDEAVSISVRDVVMMDEESYCKMPRIRMFEVKEMLDLDEQPIAVLASKMFQELLRKEEMELGMAFNLEDVCPKWIRKKIMREIGAPHEPKEVGVPPLPTPKKKKSVSFVSEPTVLTETVEELRAMRAQNVQELQGGKETKSAMKKSGPFQLQHQALHHAKEASSSTHKNQLETNTASSSTARHADLTSGKDTNVAVSPGTVSKQEPSASQILASHPREEASSSDFQASIAHASIQPTAGGATQMKQDASLQVSRAVPSTNRSGRQPLSSLNGQAQNLVLGNGMQSANDIQRGKLFHYKASQQAVPLYAGQENIPPVSITGVGGMEDVIGGNIKPSSEAKLLKVQGKLPAFIPTVAQSPPHPQLKDIKFSYANKAVSPLEINVLDVSELLARCVPPSTNDLQSKSAIHIPAEMDGQQFQHSRSESSNVFVSEYCPAPSFDIFKYDFPTAHVDDGADRDARENALADHESSQCQVTKEPVIEIIEDEKVGNLEGIDEGYAHAEEQAMKCEHESLQYQVPKEPLIEIIDDDHVVDLEGIVGNIYQTPEKVTHNQVVVGSGSNIYSSSSSGKMVPQQFERRIIKPPPCKRSPFLDYNERKVYICKPEVSRLYASVILHGRLNEEESPDVDTSPKVIDYNGYDVSVRELANSMKKEGYVLTHVMEIGILSIMMNLPADSKKVVMPLRFSTRMLQMTFLSNDINSQEIISRFKKSNHLDRKDMIMFIVLENIDKSKKVSGNHYWVFNVNIRDRRFEVLDSWRTLQDKTLDVCARTMVASFRALWEEHYPKSHISLDDFTLRNIDVPKQTNKYDCGIFALSIANGWEGRNVPRFTAEDVQNIRKQLTNTWVNTERNKAPWEAVLKLA; encoded by the exons ATGTCGGGGGCAAGCAAAAAAGGCATACAGGATGCCCCCCCTGCATTGGATTCTGTTGATGGCGCATCTCATGCAACTGAAGCCCGTAGGATGGAG GCTCAAAGCAGTGAACCGTTAGTTGGGTACAAGCACCAGAGGAGTAAGGCAATTATCTGCCGAGGGAAGCGCCCTGATGATATTGTGAGCAATGAGAGTCTTCCCGGAGATGCTGAAAATGTGAGTGACAAAAGCGGTGGTGTGGATAAGCCACCAAATCCAAAGCGGCAGAAAACCGGAGGAAACGAG GGTCGTAGGAATAGGGCATCGCCTGCAAGGCTGTTCAAATTGAATAAAGAGTTGGTTTCTAATCAAAAAGGTGTTATTATTGGAAAAGAGTTTGGAGGCCTGCTGGACCTTGCAGCGAACAGCATGCCTGGCGATCTTAGTCAATGGATAATGAAGCATTATGATCCAGAGATGTCACAGATAGTTATTCCAGAGAGGGGGAAGATTCCAGTAGATGCTGCGAGTGTTCGGAGGATATGGGGTTTGCCAAATAGGGGGAGAAAAGTCTGTTACGAAAACCGCCCTGAGATCACAAAGGCAATGTTCAGGATTTACAATATCACTTCAAAGAATTCACCATCTCTCACAGCATGGTGCAAGATGATCAAAGATATGGCAGGAGCTCACGATGACGACTTCCTACGCGCATGGTTGTCTcttgtcttctcttgcttccttgcaCCATCTACAAGTTTAAGCATTTCACCAAAAAGCTTCCCTGCGGTCATGGATGTAAATGGAATAACTGAAACCAACATATGCCAGTTTGTGGTTGATCAACTAAAGCTAGCATTCAAATCAGGTCGTGCCAAGAAGGCCGTTTGTTGCTGTGTTTTCCACCTCGTA TTGCTGTATCTAGACTCTTTGGATGTTGATGAACCAATTCCCAGCTTGGTACCAAGGGTTTCAGTTTGGAATTCAGATTTGATGGCAAGAGTTATCAAGAAGGACAGGAAAGCTCCCGGGGAATATGGGAAACTGCGG AAACAAAAGAAGCTGACACGTATGGTGCACGAAATGTGTTCAACTATTTCACATGCAGTTGGGAAGCTTGTTTCTGGTATTGGGGGGATAGATGATGCGCAAGAGGGGACAAGCAGATCAGAGGCTGTTCATGTGGAAAAGAGGAGGCAAGAACCTACTAGGAGATCCAAACAAGCTCCAGCTGTGAGAGAAAGCTTATCGAGTGAAGAAGACTCGTTCAAAACTGACAGTGAGGAAGATGCAAGTGGCAGTGACGAAAGTGACTGGGACAGAGGGGGTGATGAAAGTGACAACGACGGCCACTCAAGCAATGATGATGGTGACGACTTTGTAGTTCAAAAAGCTGGATGCAACGACAACGAGGAGGGAGAAGCAACTTTTCAGGAGAGGGGAGCAGTAATGGATGAAAGCAAGGAGGAtaaggaggacgaagaggaggaggaagaaaaaaaagatgaggatgaagaaaaggaagacgatgatgatgaagaaagcGAAGACAATGACAACGACAATGACAAAGACACGGGGGACGATGATATGCAGGGTGATGAGGAAGACCAGGATGACAACAATTCTGGTGGCAACAGTGGCAATGGCGGAAACAATGGAGGGAACGAGGATTCTGCAGGTGAGGAAACAGAGACTGATGACGAGCAATCCACACTTCAATATTTACTCGAAGAGAAAAAGGATATGAAGCCAAAGGGGCTTGACGAGGCAGTTAGCATCTCTGTGAGAGATGTTGTTATGATGGACGAGGAAAGTTACTGCAAAATGCCACGCATCCGCATGTTTGAAGTGAAAGAAATGTTGGATCTCGACGAGCAGCCTATTGCAGTGCTAGCGAGCAAAATGTTCCAAGAGCTATTGAGAAAAGAAGAAATGGAACTGGGGATGGCATTCAATCTTGAGGATGTCTGCCCCAAGTGGATTCGCAAGAAAATCATGAGGGAGATAGGGGCTCCACATGAACCCAAGGAAGTTGGTGTACCACCACTTCCAACACCAAAGAAGAAAAAGAGTGTGAGTTTCGTATCAGAGCCAACGGTGTTGACAGAGACAGTGGAGGAACTGCGAGCTATGCGTGCCCAAAATGTTCAAGAACTGCAAGGTGGAAAGGAAACAAAGTCAGCCATGAAGAAATCTGGGCCTTTTCAGTTGCAACATCAGGCATTACATCATGCAAAAGAGGCAAGTTCTAGCACTCACAAGAACCAGCTTGAAACCAATACAGCATCAAGCTCAACAGCACGACATGCAGATCTCACCAGTGGCAAAGATACAAATGTTGCAGTTTCACCAGGGACTGTTTCAAAACAAGAACCAAGTGCCTCACAAATTCTAGCAAGTCATCCTAGGGAGGAAGCAAGTTCATCTGATTTTCAGGCAAGTATTGCACATGCATCAATTCAACCCACAGCAGGAGGAGCAACTCAAATGAAACAGGATGCATCATTGCAAGTAAGCAGAGCAGTCCCTAGTACAAACCGTAGTGGGAGGCAACCACTAAGCAGTCTAAATGGTCAAGCACAAAATCTTGTTCTAGGGAATGGGATGCAATCAGCCAATGACATCCAGAGGGGCAAATTGTTTCATTACAAAGCATCACAACAGGCTGTACCATTATATGCAGGTCAGGAGAACATACCTCCAGTGTCAATCACAGGGGTTGGAGGGATGGAAGATGTCATCGGCGGCAACATTAAACCAAGTTCGGAAGCAAAGTTGCTAAAAGTTCAGGGCAAGTTGCCTGCTTTTATTCCTACAGTTGCCCAATCACCTCCCCATCCGCAGCTGAAGGATATCAAATTTAGTTATGCTAACAAGGCGGTCAGTCCACTGGAAATAAATGTGCTAGATGTCAGTGAGCTCTTGGCAAGGTGCGTTCCCCCATCTACCAACGATCTGCAAAGCAAGTCAGCAATTCATAttccagcagagatggatggacaACAGTTTCAGCATAGCAGAAGTGAAAGCTCAAATGTCTTTGTTAGTGAATACTGCCCAGCTCCAAgttttgatattttcaaatacGATTTTCCTACAGCACATGTAGATGATGGAGCAGATCGAGATGCCAGAGAAAATGCATTGGCTGACCATGAGTCATCGCAGTGCCAAGTAACCAAGGAGCCAGTcattgaaattattgaagatgaaaaagTTGGTAATCTCGAAGGCATAGATGAAGGGTATGCACATGCAGAAGAACAGGCTATGAAGTGTGAGCATGAGTCCCTGCAGTATCAAGTACCCAAGGAGCCACTCATTGAAATAATTGATGACGATCATGTTGTGGATCTTGAAGGCATAGTTGGGAACATTTACCAGACACCTGAAAAAGTTACCCACAACCAAGTAGTAGTGGGATCAGGCAGTAATAtttatagcagcagcagctcaggaAAGATGGTCCCACAACAATTTGAGAGAAGGATTATCAAGCCACCTCCTTGCAAGAGGTCACCATTCTTGGACTATAATGAGAGGAAAGTGTACATATGCAAACCTGAAGTAAGCAGGCTGTATGCATCGGTTATTCTGCACGGGAGATTGAATGAAGAAGAATCACCAGATGTAGATACTAG CCCGAAGGTAATTGACTACAATGGATATGATGTGTCGGTGAGGGAGCTTGCAAACTCTATGAAAAAAGAAGGATATGTCTTGACACATGTAATGGAAATTGGCATACTGTCCATAATGATGAATTTGCCTGCAGACTCCAAGAAGGTTGTCATGCCCCTGAGGTTCTCG ACAAGGATGCTGCAGATGACTTTCCTCTCCAATGATATCAACAGCCAAGAGATTATTTCCCGATTCAAGAAATCAAATCACCTGGACCGGAAAGACATG ATAATGTTTATTGTGTTAGAGAATATCGACAAGTCAAAGAAGGTTTCAGGCAACCATTATTGGGTCTTCAACGTGAATATAAGGGATCGAAGGTTCGAGGTGCTTGATTCATGGAGGACACTTCAGGACAAGACTCTAGATGTCTGCGCAAGGACTATGGTTGCTAGTTTTCGGGCTCTGTGGGAAGAGCACTATCCGAAGTCTCACATCTCATTAGATGACTTCACACTAAGAAACATTGATGTGCCAAAACAAACTAACAA ATATGACTGCGGCATTTTTGCTCTCTCAATTGCAAATGGGTGGGAAGGAAGGAACGTTCCAAGATTTACAGCAGAGGATGTTCAAAATATCAGGAAGCAGTTGACAAACACGTGGGTTAACACCGAACGCAACAAGGCTCCATGGGAAGCTGTATTGAAGTTAGCTTAG
- the LOC123190585 gene encoding organic cation/carnitine transporter 4, translating to MSTTEALLPASGSGGGERLSIDDALALHAGEFGRWQLWHFLLVTAAWALEAMHTMVMIFADREPAMWCPAGDGRCGDRCAGAAAGWEWEHGSGSSTVAEWGLVCGERYKVGLVQAVFFAGCMIGAGVFGHLSDSFMGRKGTLHVVCFLNAIFGLLTALSPNYWVYMALRLLTGFSAGSVCLCAFVLATEPIGPSYRGVTGMSTCYFFSGGIAALAGIAAMCQSSWRLLYVVTSMPSLVFALAVMPFVSESPRWYLVRRRTDDAMRILRNIASSNGRSIPDGVTLKLDDEDDLNKKVEESSSTILDVFRSRATRGRLVLSVIISFLCSAVYFGLSLNVVNLKLNLYISVVANCLAEMPGFLLTTVLLQRFGRKPLAIGSMILSGIFCTSASLIAGVGALRVVRMACGMVGIFGMAATYSLLVLYTGELFPTAVRTAAMGCTAQASQMGAILAPLVVVLGEQVPFAVFGVFGIIGGLLVICLPETMNKPLYDTMFGLEKGERAPTSEEEVISGNSKI from the exons ATGTCGACCACGGAGGCGCTCCTCCCCgcctccggcagcggcggcggcgagcgcctgAGCATCGACGACGCGCTGGCGCTGCACGCGGGGGAGTTCGGGCGGTGGCAGCTATGGCACTTCCTGCTGGTGACGGCGGCGTGGGCGCTGGAGGCGATGCACACCATGGTGATGATCTTCGCCGACCGCGAGCCGGCCATGTGGTGCCCCGCGGGGGACGGGCGGTGCGGCGACCGCTGCGCCGGCGCCGCGGCCGGGTGGGAGTGGGAGCACGGGAGCGGCTCGTCGACGGTGGCCGAGTGGGGCCTCGTCTGCGGCGAGCGCTACAAGGTCGGCCTCGTCCAGGCCGTCTTCTTCGCCGGCTGCATGATCG GCGCCGGCGTTTTTGGTCATCTGTCAGACTCTTTTATGGGTCGGAAGGGGACCCTACACGTGGTGTGCTTCCTCAATGCCATCTTCGGCCTCCTCACCGCTCTCTCCCCGAATTATTGGGTCTACATGGCATTGCGCCTTCTCACAGGATTTAGCGCTGGAAGCGTTTGCCTTTGTGCCTTCGTCCTCGCCACGGAGCCGATAGGCCCATCCTATCGTGGGGTCACCGGCATGTCGACTTGCTACTTCTTCTCCGGAGGCATCGCAGCCCTTGCCGGCATAGCCGCAATGTGCCAGTCATCCTGGCGCTTGCTCTACGTCGTCACTTCCATGCCATCACTTGTCTTCGCGCTCGCCGTCATGCCGTTCGTATCTGAGTCCCCGCGTTGGTACCTCGTGCGGCGGCGCACCGACGACGCGATGCGGATTCTACGAAACATTGCATCTAGTAATGGCAGAAGCATCCCGGATGGTGTCACGCTCAAgctcgatgatgaagatgacctaaACAAGAAGGTcgaggagtcgtcgtcgacgatcTTGGATGTGTTCCGATCGCGGGCAACGCGGGGCAGGCTCGTGCTCTCGGTGATCATCAGCTTCCTTTGCTCCGCAGTGTACTTTGGGCTGAGCCTCAACGTGGTCAACCTAAAGCTTAACCTTTACATCAGCGTGGTTGCTAACTGTCTCGCTGAGATGCCCGGGTTCCTGCTTACTACAGTGCTCCTCCAACGTTTTGGCCGCAAACCACTCGCTATTGGCTCGATGATTCTCAGCGGCATTTTCTGCACATCTGCCAGTCTTATTGCCGGTGTCGGTGCCTTGAG GGTGGTGAGGATGGCATGCGGGATGGTAGGAATCTTTGGAATGGCAGCGACATACAGCCTGTTGGTCCTATACACTGGAGAGTTGTTCCCAACAGCAGTACGTACCGCGGCGATGGGATGTACAGCACAGGCGTCGCAGATGGGCGCCATACTGGCGCCCTTGGTGGTGGTGCTTGGGGAGCAAGTGCCATTCGCGGTGTTCGGCGTGTTTGGCATCATTGGTGGGCTGCTTGTGATCTGCCTCCCAGAGACTATGAACAAGCCCTTGTACGACACCATGTTCGGGCTGGAGAAAGGGGAGAGGGCACCTACAAGTGAAGAAGAAGTTATATCGGGGAACTCCAAAATTTGA
- the LOC123186215 gene encoding organic cation/carnitine transporter 4, whose translation MSTTEALLAASGSGGGGSNRVSIDDALALHAGEFGRWQLRHFVLVTAAWMLEAMHTMVMIFADREPAMWCPAGDGRCGDRCAGAAAGWEWEQGSGSSTVAEWGLVCGDRYKVGLVQAVYFAGCMMGSGVFGHLSDSFLGRKGSLQLVCFLSGGFGLLTSLSPNYWVYVAFRLLTGFSAGSICFCSFVLATEPIGPSYRGVVGTSTCYFFSGGIAALAGIAALFQSSWRIIYIVSSLPSLAFILVVVPFVSESPRWYLVRCRTDDAMRVLREIASTNGKSIPDCMGLRLDDEDDITKKVVETSSVLDVFRSQTMRARLMLLVIITFLCSVVYFGLTLNVVNLKINLYISVVVNSLAEMPAYLVTAVLLQHFGRKPLTIGSMLLSGVFCTTASLIPDVGAMRVARMACGVVGIFGMAGTYNLLLVYASELFPTVVRTVALGCKAQGSQMGAILAPIVVLLGERVPFVVFGVLAIIGGLLVLCLPETMNKPLYDTMAGMEKGERSSKRGDEVATSNFLI comes from the exons ATGTCCACCACCGAGGCGCTCCTCGCCGCctctggcagcggcggcggcggcagcaaccGCGTGAGCATCGACGACGCGCTGGCGCTGCACGCGGGGGAGTTCGGGCGGTGGCAGCTGCGGCACTTCGTGCTGGTGACGGCGGCGTGGATGCTGGAGGCGATGCACACCATGGTGATGATCTTCGCGGACCGCGAGCCGGCCATGTGGTGCCCTGCGGGGGACGGGCGGTGCGGCGACCGGTGCGCCGGCGCCGCGGCCGGGTGGGAGTGGGAGCAGGGGAGCGGCTCGTCGACGGTGGCCGAGTGGGGCCTCGTCTGCGGCGACCGGTACAAGGTCGGCCTCGTCCAGGCCGTCTACTTCGCCGGCTGCATGATGG GCTCCGGTGTCTTTGGACACCTGTCGGATTCTTTTTTAGGTCGGAAAGGGTCCCTTCAGTTAGTATGCTTCCTTAGTGGAGGTTTCGGCCTTCTCACCTCGCTCTCCCCCAACTATTGGGTCTATGTAGCCTTCCGCCTACTCACGGGCTTTAGTGCAGGAAGCATTTGCTTTTGCTCCTTCGTCCTTGCCACAGAACCTATTGGGCCATCCTATCGAGGCGTCGTTGGCACATCCACTTGCTATTTCTTCTCCGGCGGTATTGCAGCCCTTGCCGGCATCGCAGCATTGTTCCAATCCTCTTGGCGCATCATTTACATTGTCTCCTCGCTGCCCTCCCTCGCATTCATCCTCGTCGTCGTGCCATTTGTCTCTGAGTCCCCGCGTTGGTACCTCGTGCGGTGCCGAACGGATGATGCTATGCGTGTCCTACGAGAGATAGCGTCCACCAATGGCAAGAGCATCCCAGATTGCATGGGGCTGAGGCTCGACGATGAGGACGACATCACCAAGAAGGTTGTGGAGACTTCATCAGTCTTAGATGTGTTTCGGTCACAGACAATGCGGGCTAGGCTCATGCTCTTAGTTATCATCACCTTTCTTTGCTCGGTGGTGTACTTTGGGTTGACCCTCAACGTGGTCAACCTAAAGATCAACCTTTACATCAGTGTGGTTGTTAACTCTCTTGCCGAGATGCCTGCATACCTGGTCACGGCGGTACTCCTTCAACACTTTGGCCGGAAGCCACTCACCATTGGCTCGATGCTTCTCAGCGGCGTCTTCTGCACAACTGCTAGTCTTATCCCCGACGTCGGTGCCATGAG GGTGGCGAGGATGGCATGTGGGGTGGTCGGGATCTTTGGAATGGCGGGAACATACAACCTATTGCTCGTATATGCGTCAGAGTTGTTCCCTACGGTGGTGCGTACCGTCGCACTGGGGTGCAAGGCACAGGGGTCACAAATGGGGGCCATACTAGCGCCCATAGTGGTGTTACTCGGCGAGCGGGTGCCATTCGTGGTGTTTGGCGTGTTGGCCATCATCGGTGGGCTACTGGTGCTCTGCCTCCCGGAGACTATGAATAAGCCTTTGTATGACACCATGGCTGGTATGGAGAAAGGGGAGAGATCATCAAAAAGGGGAGATGAAGTTGCAACCAGTAATTTCCTAATCTAA
- the LOC123191929 gene encoding uncharacterized protein: MHITFIVWRISFNWPLLQHHERYMKCIIFFQYANFVINVVSASPKRNDELLANQATEIAREIELGDLDTGKGANQIGSLQRPADTRWSSHFKSIRSLRKMFGATITVLRSIANDRPVTQYSRGDAGGALRIIVSFDFVFILHLMERIMKITDVLCQTLQKKSMDILNALDTLSNTKVLLADLREEGWEPLIEEVKTFCVKHEVEIPDMSRKYVDVTKSRNKHNNITVLHHYKADVFNVAIDQQLVELNDRFSVQTTELMTLCASLDPRHDSFDISKICMLVDKFYPADFSSQEQARLESQLPHYQLDVCNHPKLNSSSSLADLTVALHKTGKASVYPMVDRLLRLVITLPVSTATAEKAFSAMKIIKTRLRSKMGDDFLRPYMVVYIGKEIAAKFNVNEIIDLFDRPARGRRSAFKLVEM; this comes from the exons ATGCATATTACATTCATTGTATGGCGCATCAGCTTCAATTGGCCCTTGTTGCAGCATCACGAGAGGTACATGAAGTGCATAATTTTTTTTCAATATGCCAATTTTGTCATAAATGTTGTTAGTGCTTCACCTAAACGCAATGATGAGTTACTAGCAAATCAAGCCACCGAAATTGCACGTGAAATTGAACTGGGGGATCTTGATACGGGAAAAGGGGCAAACCAGATAGGTTCTTTACAGAGACCAGCAGACACTAGATGGAGTTCGCACTTCAAGTCAATTCGGAGCTTGAGGAAGATGTTTGGTGCCACAATTACAGTCCTACGAAGTATAGCGAATGATCGTCCGGTGACACAATATTCCCGTGGAGATGCTGGAGGCGCCCTAAGGATAATTGTTTCTTTTGATTTTGTGTTCATTTTGCACCTCATGGAGAGGATTATGAAAATCACAGATGTCTTGTGCCAAACACTCCAGAAGAAATCTATGGACATTTTGAATGCATTAGATACACTCTCTAACACTAAGGTGCTCCTCGCTGATCTAAGAGAGGAAGGATGGGAACCTCTCATAGAGGAGGTTAAGACCTTTTGTGTGAAGCATGAAGTTGAGATCCCCGATATGAGTCGCAA GTATGTTGATGTGACTAAGTCTCGGAATAAACATAATAACATCACGGTGCTTCACCACTACAAAGCAGATGTGTTCAATGTGGCGATAGATCAACAACTGGTTGAGCTAAATGACCGTTTTAGCGTTCAGACAACAGAGCTAATGACACTCTGTGCATCCTTGGATCCAAGGCATGACTCGTTTGACATATCAAAGATTTGCATGCTTGTGGACAAATTCTATCCAGCGGATTTTTCTAGTCAAGAGCAGGCTCGTCTGGAGTCACAACTTCCACACTATCAGTTAGATGTTTGCAACCATCCAAAGCTGAATTCTTCGTCATCACTGGCTGATTTGACCGTTGCATTGCATAAAACAGGTAAAGCCTCTGTGTATCCAATGGTTGATAGATTATTGCGCTTGGTCATCACTCTCCCGGTGTCAACTGCAACTGCGGAGAAAGCTTTTTCAGCAATGAAGATTATCAAGACACGTCTCCGAAGTAAAATGGGTGACGATTTTCTTCGACCTTACATGGTTGTATACATTGGAAAGGAAATAGCTGCAAAGTTCAATGTTAATGAGATTATTGATTTGTTTGATCGACCGGCTCGGGGGCGTAGATCTGCATTCAAACTAGTAGAAATGTAG